The Phycisphaerales bacterium region AAAGTACTTTAGTCATATCCCCTTGCGAGTGTCATTGCCTCAGACACCGGAATAAATACCACCATCCCGGACGGCAAACAAACTGCTGAAGTGAAGAATCAACCGGATGAAAAATGAAACATACACCCTCGAAGTACCGGTCGATCATCCGACCACTGCAGAGGCTGTTGCCTCTTTTGTGACACGCGTGGAAGTCTGTACGCAACTGGATCAACACGGCTTTACACCGTCAACAGAACTCGTGGAATCTATTTGTAAAAGTCTGGCAGGCCGCTGCAGCTGCACCGTCTTGATTCGTCCAGATGATTCCGACAGCATGTGTGTGTCTATTTCTGCAATGGAGTCTGCGCAACGTGCCATTACCCAGCTCGCAGATGCAGGTGCGGATGCCGCGGCATTTGGTTTTCTTGATCAGCACAATCAACTTGATCATTTATCAAATGCAAAACTAGCGAACGTCTGCCGTGACCATGGCATCGAACCATGTTTACACCGTGCATTCGATTTTCATGATCGTCTTGAGGATGCTGTTGAGATAGCGGCTGACATTGGCATCATCCGCGTGCTTAGTGCCGGCACATCATCACTTGATCAGGCAATCTCT contains the following coding sequences:
- a CDS encoding copper homeostasis protein CutC, producing the protein MKNETYTLEVPVDHPTTAEAVASFVTRVEVCTQLDQHGFTPSTELVESICKSLAGRCSCTVLIRPDDSDSMCVSISAMESAQRAITQLADAGADAAAFGFLDQHNQLDHLSNAKLANVCRDHGIEPCLHRAFDFHDRLEDAVEIAADIGIIRVLSAGTSSLDQAISPLDVRTERLKQIVFATGQRFQVIAAGGVRGHNALQFLACTPHLHASCRTKQKLSPDELFELLRVFNDRGP